Proteins from a single region of Terriglobia bacterium:
- a CDS encoding DNA-directed RNA polymerase has translation MVVPPRPFTSYSADGGYHRLPLKLLKHEPRGRAQKLFHKADFSRVLVAANGMQNTDYRINNAVCEVMRRVCESGQLSFGLQTFTSGELRAHKQLMALRMPLAERFLPEQHIYFPWQLDHRSRAYPVPPLIHPQSNHWGKSLLEFGVGKELGERGAYWLKIHIANCFWKGNKVSFEQRISWFDQHEQEILAFADNPLAACPLRDKADKPWLFFAACHEWKRYREEGPLFRSHLPISMDGSCNGYQHLSALGRDPYGGSAVNPVPDDYPHDIYLEVAEIVISRVQIDAQYRQGDEREAARQLLGKIDRDVVKPATMTLPYGVTRGTIYKQLLETKVIQSCEDPKKCARYLARILEESIPDVAVEAGKIMKWLRTIARTLAKAGLGMAWTSPAGFPVVHEIREPREVRLATADRRIKIYKEDPNRKIDWRKQVDGVVAHLVHSLDAAHMMLTVNRLDSCGLRHFAMVHDSFGVHAADVDLLNRVLREQFVGMYSELVMANFFMEVLKSSPVGLPSLPAPGTLDIRQVLESPYFFA, from the coding sequence ATGGTCGTTCCACCGCGTCCCTTCACCTCTTACTCCGCAGACGGCGGCTATCACCGGCTTCCGTTGAAACTTCTGAAGCACGAACCCCGCGGGCGGGCGCAAAAATTGTTTCACAAGGCGGACTTCTCCCGGGTCTTAGTCGCCGCCAACGGGATGCAGAATACCGACTACCGTATTAATAATGCCGTCTGCGAAGTCATGCGCCGGGTCTGCGAATCGGGCCAGCTGTCTTTCGGATTGCAAACATTTACCTCCGGCGAACTTCGAGCCCACAAACAACTGATGGCCTTGCGTATGCCGCTGGCGGAGCGGTTCCTCCCGGAGCAGCACATCTATTTTCCCTGGCAGCTAGACCATCGTAGTCGCGCCTATCCTGTGCCTCCACTGATCCATCCGCAGTCGAACCACTGGGGAAAGTCGCTGCTCGAATTCGGGGTGGGCAAAGAGCTGGGAGAGCGCGGCGCGTACTGGCTGAAGATCCACATTGCGAACTGTTTCTGGAAGGGAAACAAAGTCTCCTTCGAACAACGGATTTCGTGGTTCGATCAACATGAACAGGAAATCCTCGCGTTCGCCGACAATCCGCTCGCTGCCTGCCCGTTGCGGGACAAGGCGGATAAACCCTGGCTGTTCTTCGCCGCCTGTCACGAGTGGAAACGCTATAGAGAGGAAGGTCCCCTCTTCCGATCGCATTTACCGATCAGCATGGATGGCTCGTGTAACGGCTACCAGCATTTGAGTGCCCTCGGACGCGATCCATACGGCGGAAGCGCCGTGAACCCGGTGCCGGACGATTATCCCCACGATATTTATCTCGAAGTCGCCGAGATCGTCATCAGCAGGGTGCAGATTGATGCCCAATACCGGCAAGGAGACGAGAGAGAAGCCGCCCGGCAATTGCTTGGCAAGATTGATCGTGACGTGGTCAAGCCCGCAACGATGACCCTCCCCTACGGCGTGACTCGGGGAACGATTTACAAACAGCTTCTCGAGACGAAGGTCATCCAATCCTGCGAAGACCCGAAAAAATGTGCCCGGTACCTGGCGAGAATCCTGGAGGAAAGCATTCCCGACGTCGCCGTCGAGGCCGGCAAAATCATGAAGTGGCTCCGTACCATTGCCCGCACTCTCGCGAAGGCCGGGCTGGGCATGGCATGGACCTCACCGGCCGGTTTTCCCGTGGTTCATGAGATCCGGGAGCCGAGGGAAGTCCGCCTCGCCACGGCGGACCGGAGAATCAAGATCTACAAAGAGGATCCGAATCGGAAGATCGACTGGAGAAAGCAGGTGGATGGCGTCGTCGCGCACCTGGTTCATTCTCTCGATGCCGCGCACATGATGCTGACGGTGAATCGCCTCGACAGCTGCGGCCTGCGGCATTTTGCGATGGTCCACGATAGCTTTGGCGTCCATGCCGCCGATGTCGACCTGCTCAACCGTGTGCTGCGAGAGCAATTCGTCGGGATGTACTCCGAACTGGTCATGGCGAACTTCTTTATGGAAGTGTTGAAGTCCAGTCCGGTCGGTCTCCCCTCACTGCCTGCGCCGGGGACGCTCGACATCCGGCAAGTCCTGGAGTCGCCGTATTTTTTCGCTTAG
- a CDS encoding type II toxin-antitoxin system VapC family toxin — MSYIDSSSLLKTLWEEPESQSVREAIAREQQVVVSTLVELETEVQLRAKWLSGAVTKKRYEAYRSKLASFRQIAPFEFRPLSGAIFELAIQQHLSGEFHCRTLDRLHLAAMNELRLRRLLTNDVKQAKAARSLGYEVVLP; from the coding sequence GTGAGTTATATTGACAGCAGTTCCCTGCTAAAAACACTTTGGGAAGAGCCGGAAAGCCAGTCCGTTCGCGAGGCCATCGCACGCGAACAGCAGGTTGTGGTTTCGACGCTTGTCGAACTCGAAACTGAGGTTCAGCTCCGGGCAAAATGGCTCTCCGGCGCAGTCACCAAAAAACGCTACGAAGCCTATCGCTCGAAGCTTGCGTCTTTTCGGCAAATAGCGCCTTTCGAATTTCGTCCTCTTTCGGGAGCCATATTTGAATTAGCGATTCAGCAACATCTTTCCGGCGAGTTTCATTGCAGGACCTTAGACCGGTTGCATCTGGCCGCTATGAACGAGTTGCGATTGCGCCGCCTCCTCACCAATGACGTCAAGCAAGCCAAGGCTGCGAGGTCTCTAGGCTACGAAGTCGTTTTACCCTAG
- a CDS encoding alpha/beta hydrolase-fold protein yields MIDSPFRFNVDFSGIEGRAVVRAELLENGRSLGATTLTMEVHKGLHDRLSRLDAKNADVQYPVATIASVDRGDIAAGTFDYEKEMGLAESAMAAVKSARDPFAGKTGDFKRHYFFEEAGEVMPYHVYVPSSYTGDRAYPLIIALHGNGLTEDYFFTGLGANGIQKLAEERGYIIAAPLGYRVDGGYGYNNGSRPAEDLPKLQLSEKDVMHVLDLMKKDYKIDDSRIYIGGHSMGGSGSWYLGPKYSQIWAGMAMFAGGVTPESAPQVKNIPQFVVHGDADTTAPIERSRTMVAELKRLGVEHQYVEVPGGTHGGAVAPNLKGMFDFFDVHKRK; encoded by the coding sequence TTGATCGATAGTCCTTTCCGGTTCAATGTCGACTTCTCCGGAATCGAAGGCCGGGCGGTTGTCCGCGCGGAACTGCTCGAGAACGGACGCTCTCTCGGCGCCACGACGCTGACCATGGAAGTTCACAAAGGACTCCACGACCGTTTGAGCCGGCTTGATGCGAAGAACGCCGACGTTCAATATCCCGTGGCCACCATCGCCAGCGTGGATCGCGGTGACATCGCGGCCGGCACTTTCGATTATGAGAAGGAAATGGGGCTTGCGGAATCCGCCATGGCCGCCGTCAAGTCTGCCAGGGATCCGTTCGCCGGAAAGACCGGCGATTTCAAGCGGCACTATTTCTTCGAAGAGGCCGGCGAGGTGATGCCCTATCACGTCTATGTTCCGTCCTCTTATACGGGTGATCGCGCCTATCCGCTGATCATCGCGCTGCACGGGAACGGACTGACCGAGGATTACTTTTTCACCGGGCTTGGCGCCAACGGGATTCAGAAACTTGCCGAAGAGCGCGGTTACATCATTGCCGCGCCCCTCGGCTATCGCGTCGACGGCGGTTATGGCTATAACAACGGCTCGCGGCCGGCGGAGGATCTTCCCAAGCTCCAGCTCAGCGAGAAGGACGTGATGCACGTCCTCGACCTGATGAAAAAAGATTACAAGATCGATGACAGCCGCATTTACATCGGCGGCCATTCGATGGGTGGTTCGGGCTCATGGTATCTCGGTCCGAAGTACTCGCAGATCTGGGCAGGCATGGCGATGTTTGCCGGCGGAGTCACGCCGGAATCGGCGCCCCAGGTGAAGAACATTCCGCAGTTCGTCGTGCATGGCGATGCCGACACGACCGCTCCTATCGAGCGTTCCCGCACCATGGTCGCCGAACTGAAACGGCTCGGGGTGGAGCATCAATACGTGGAAGTGCCCGGAGGAACGCACGGCGGCGCTGTCGCGCCAAACCTGAAAGGCATGTTCGACTTCTTCGACGTACATAAGAGGAAGTAG
- a CDS encoding PQQ-dependent sugar dehydrogenase, whose protein sequence is MMKRLWMLTACMAMIPAALSAQTPPRRAPAYNTVEGQPIESRRPNNPNEVPALPGQTHAPYHRTAPFNVTVLLDNMHVPYSLGFLPDGNILLVLRLPGEMRILDKAGKLSAPLNGLSALTTAKDFGLLDLALDPDFGTNHRIFFTTFDYLPVTPGGSPETDSNTNVASARLDEANLALTDVKVIFHSKPYLPSTRLGGKTGGRLAIARDGTLFVSFGDRDDDDVPWDVAQKLDNDLGKIIHITADGAPAPGNPFVGEPEALPEIWAYGLRNPEGLTFDPKTGELWSSDIGPEGGDEINIIKRGANYGWPVITYGIEYTRAAYPIGDNGIRVGNGYTRKDGMEQPVYYWDPSFTPSGLTFYQGDLFPQWKNSLLSGALSGQTLDRLEIRGEKVANEEALLTDMNTRIRDVRVGPDGAVYVLTDSGTGNPNPNTPWTSKLLKLTPK, encoded by the coding sequence ATGATGAAACGCTTATGGATGTTGACCGCTTGCATGGCGATGATTCCGGCGGCGCTCTCTGCTCAAACGCCGCCTCGCCGCGCTCCGGCCTACAATACGGTGGAAGGCCAACCGATCGAAAGCCGCAGACCAAACAATCCTAACGAGGTCCCCGCCCTCCCGGGCCAGACTCACGCGCCTTATCACCGGACCGCGCCCTTCAACGTGACAGTGCTGCTCGACAATATGCACGTGCCCTACAGCCTCGGATTTCTGCCCGACGGAAATATCCTTCTGGTCTTGAGGCTGCCGGGCGAAATGCGCATTCTCGACAAGGCGGGCAAACTCTCCGCGCCGCTGAATGGCTTGTCGGCGTTGACCACGGCCAAGGATTTCGGTCTTCTCGACCTTGCCCTCGATCCGGATTTCGGCACCAATCACCGGATATTTTTCACCACCTTCGATTATCTCCCGGTAACGCCCGGCGGCTCTCCGGAGACCGACAGCAACACCAATGTCGCAAGCGCGCGGCTTGATGAAGCGAACCTCGCCCTTACAGACGTCAAGGTCATCTTCCATTCCAAGCCCTACCTCCCGTCTACCAGGCTCGGGGGCAAGACCGGCGGGCGCCTCGCAATCGCGCGCGATGGGACACTCTTCGTGTCATTCGGAGACCGCGACGATGACGATGTGCCATGGGATGTGGCACAAAAGCTGGACAATGACCTTGGCAAGATCATTCACATCACCGCTGATGGCGCGCCCGCGCCCGGCAATCCCTTTGTCGGCGAGCCAGAAGCACTACCTGAAATCTGGGCGTACGGCTTGCGCAACCCCGAAGGACTGACGTTCGATCCGAAAACGGGAGAACTGTGGAGTAGCGACATCGGTCCGGAAGGCGGCGACGAAATCAATATCATCAAGAGAGGCGCGAATTACGGCTGGCCCGTGATTACTTATGGAATCGAGTATACCCGAGCCGCCTATCCCATCGGCGACAACGGCATCAGGGTCGGCAACGGTTACACGCGCAAAGACGGGATGGAGCAGCCGGTCTATTACTGGGACCCGTCCTTCACGCCGTCAGGACTCACTTTCTACCAGGGAGACCTGTTTCCACAGTGGAAGAATAGCCTGTTGAGCGGCGCCTTGAGCGGGCAGACCCTCGACCGTCTGGAAATCCGTGGCGAAAAGGTCGCCAACGAGGAAGCCTTGCTGACGGATATGAATACCCGCATCCGCGACGTACGGGTCGGACCAGACGGCGCGGTTTATGTGCTCACCGATAGCGGCACCGGCAATCCCAATCCCAACACGCCCTGGACGAGCAAGCTGCTCAAGCTCACGCCGAAATAG